One window from the genome of Deltaproteobacteria bacterium encodes:
- a CDS encoding HEAT repeat domain-containing protein — protein sequence MMHRRAFFLAFAFLMFGCASAPPAERGAESPGSIHTVFPGTPPGPALLRAMEEAKTGGPDKVRALLPFFDTEDNERLVRFVVTLKEKAVPPLIASLDDPSPRIVEVAAGLLGELRAKEAVPRLTEFLQSDRPLRYVAAWSLGEIKSPESIPVLVRALSDTNENVAKAATRALINLGRKSTPAIVAALPVSSGRPRKAMLRALEDIEDTRAEGVVLDVLENEKDPVVQAAAARALSKCGTAKAFAPLERWLLSGDVGVRVECAWSLGILIAKPAEGALRKTLEHPDPNVREWSARALENITGERVMYRSAGGKMALPYNLYR from the coding sequence ATGATGCATCGCAGAGCGTTCTTCCTGGCCTTCGCCTTTCTGATGTTCGGATGCGCTTCCGCCCCCCCGGCGGAACGGGGTGCGGAATCCCCGGGTTCGATCCACACGGTCTTCCCGGGGACCCCGCCCGGACCCGCGTTGCTGCGCGCGATGGAGGAGGCGAAGACGGGGGGACCGGATAAGGTCCGTGCCCTGCTGCCGTTCTTCGACACGGAAGACAACGAGCGCCTCGTTCGATTTGTCGTGACGCTCAAGGAGAAGGCCGTGCCGCCGCTGATCGCGTCGCTCGACGACCCGTCCCCGAGGATCGTCGAGGTCGCGGCCGGGTTGCTGGGGGAACTCCGCGCGAAAGAGGCGGTGCCCCGTCTGACGGAGTTTCTCCAAAGCGATCGCCCGCTCCGGTACGTGGCGGCATGGTCGCTCGGCGAAATCAAGTCTCCGGAGTCGATCCCCGTCCTGGTGCGCGCGTTGAGCGATACCAACGAGAACGTCGCAAAAGCGGCGACCCGCGCTCTCATCAACCTGGGCAGGAAGTCCACGCCGGCGATCGTCGCGGCGCTTCCGGTCTCGTCGGGCAGGCCGAGAAAGGCGATGCTTCGGGCGCTGGAGGACATCGAGGACACCCGGGCGGAGGGAGTCGTTCTGGATGTCCTAGAGAACGAGAAGGACCCGGTCGTGCAGGCCGCCGCCGCCCGGGCGCTTTCGAAGTGCGGCACGGCGAAGGCGTTCGCACCCCTCGAGCGGTGGCTTCTGTCGGGGGATGTCGGCGTCCGCGTCGAGTGCGCCTGGTCGCTCGGGATCCTGATCGCGAAACCGGCGGAAGGGGCGCTCCGGAAGACGCTGGAACACCCCGATCCGAACGTGCGCGAATGGTCGGCCCGCGCGCTCGAGAACATCACCGGGGAGCGCGTCATGTACCGCAGCGCGGGCGGGAAGATGGCGCTTCCGTATAATCTTTACCGTTGA
- a CDS encoding carboxypeptidase regulatory-like domain-containing protein: protein MVRVMRVRGISIDDRRVFTMNEDRTDSSMGSVGRLAKAARWFLPIAIALALAGCAGAGGGKAGSSSRTGVAGVICSPAEGVYVYVYKKGADPYGPADVILPAPTFADGAYSVELPPGEYTLVARRRSNQDSAGPLSAGDQRSDPVDVTVAAERVARSNLVLNVKEDSELRSFVPPKEWSTIIAGTVKDADGKPLAGARVHVYTYVQMSERPKYVSERTGPDGRYAVFLPKGGTYYLAARDRFGGPPRIGDLYGRFDEGSINPMGVVVRDGEKREGIDISVFRVW from the coding sequence GTGGTACGGGTGATGCGGGTCCGTGGAATCTCCATCGACGACAGGAGGGTGTTCACCATGAACGAGGACCGGACCGATTCTTCCATGGGTTCCGTCGGCCGCCTTGCGAAAGCGGCGCGTTGGTTCCTTCCGATCGCGATCGCGCTGGCGTTGGCGGGCTGCGCGGGGGCAGGGGGAGGGAAGGCGGGAAGTTCCTCCCGCACCGGGGTGGCGGGCGTGATCTGCTCCCCGGCCGAAGGGGTTTACGTCTACGTCTACAAGAAGGGGGCCGACCCGTACGGCCCCGCCGACGTGATCCTTCCCGCTCCCACGTTCGCCGACGGAGCCTATTCCGTTGAGCTTCCTCCCGGGGAGTACACCCTCGTCGCCAGGCGTCGGTCGAACCAGGACAGCGCGGGACCCCTCTCGGCCGGAGACCAGCGGAGCGATCCCGTTGACGTCACGGTCGCCGCCGAAAGGGTCGCGCGCAGCAACCTGGTGCTGAACGTCAAGGAGGACTCGGAACTCCGGTCGTTCGTTCCCCCGAAGGAGTGGTCGACGATCATCGCGGGGACGGTGAAGGACGCGGACGGCAAGCCGCTCGCGGGCGCCAGGGTCCACGTCTACACGTATGTCCAGATGTCCGAGCGGCCGAAATACGTCAGCGAGCGCACGGGACCCGACGGCAGGTACGCGGTCTTCCTCCCGAAGGGGGGGACGTATTACCTTGCGGCACGGGACCGTTTCGGCGGACCGCCGAGGATCGGGGACCTCTACGGAAGGTTCGACGAGGGGTCGATCAACCCGATGGGAGTCGTGGTACGGGACGGCGAGAAGCGGGAGGGGATCGACATATCCGTGTTCCGGGTCTGGTGA
- a CDS encoding permease: protein MTSLAADAKVVFSLFLEQSRDLWPFYLGGVFFASFIKTFKWDRRVRASLVRCDRAAIFVAVGAGLISPLCSCGILPVVIALSAAGVPLPPVLALLITSPLMSPDAFLITVGQLGWTWALWKLAAAALIGLAGGFGALWLVRKGALDGSGFQAEKMYDSPGNVRPGFEDIVNAGCFAHAGAEGGIVDRAGRLRFFGDRFRDMAILVGKFLVPALLLQAVMTYYLPVNVVEPLLGRESALSVLFAALIAVPMPLPQVAAPALIKSLLAAGMSPGAGMAILIGGPVTSIPALSALAGVYDRRAFALYVGLGVAAAVAAGVLFQAWYG from the coding sequence TTGACCTCCCTGGCGGCGGACGCGAAGGTAGTCTTCTCCCTGTTCCTCGAGCAGTCGAGGGACCTGTGGCCGTTCTATCTCGGCGGGGTGTTCTTCGCGTCCTTCATCAAGACGTTCAAGTGGGACCGGCGCGTGCGGGCCTCGCTCGTCCGGTGCGACCGCGCCGCCATTTTCGTGGCGGTCGGGGCGGGACTCATCTCCCCGCTCTGCTCCTGCGGAATCCTGCCGGTGGTGATCGCCCTCTCGGCCGCGGGTGTTCCTCTCCCCCCCGTGCTCGCGCTGCTCATCACTTCTCCGCTCATGAGTCCGGACGCGTTCCTGATCACCGTCGGACAGCTCGGGTGGACGTGGGCGCTCTGGAAGCTCGCGGCGGCGGCGCTGATCGGGCTGGCGGGAGGTTTCGGCGCGTTGTGGCTCGTCCGGAAGGGCGCTCTGGACGGGAGCGGTTTCCAGGCGGAAAAAATGTACGATTCGCCGGGCAACGTCCGTCCCGGGTTCGAGGACATCGTCAACGCGGGCTGCTTCGCCCACGCGGGGGCGGAGGGGGGCATCGTCGATCGCGCCGGCCGTCTCCGTTTCTTCGGCGACCGATTCCGGGACATGGCGATCCTCGTCGGGAAGTTTCTTGTTCCCGCGCTCCTGCTGCAGGCCGTCATGACGTACTACCTGCCCGTGAACGTCGTCGAGCCGCTGCTCGGAAGGGAGTCGGCGCTCTCCGTGCTCTTCGCGGCGCTCATCGCGGTCCCCATGCCTCTTCCCCAGGTGGCGGCACCGGCGCTGATCAAGTCGCTGCTCGCGGCGGGGATGAGTCCCGGGGCGGGAATGGCGATCCTGATCGGGGGGCCGGTGACGAGCATCCCGGCCCTGTCGGCACTTGCGGGCGTCTACGACCGGAGGGCGTTCGCGCTGTACGTGGGGTTGGGGGTCGCCGCTGCGGTCGCGGCGGGTGTCCTGTTCCAGGCGTGGTACGGGTGA
- a CDS encoding carboxypeptidase regulatory-like domain-containing protein, with the protein MRSSADSARRRILLPVAGFLILALGSCSHAQRKGGPDAGGAGAPSVRTVVHVRVTWREDPLPDARVGLLRSIGGTAVAIARTDAEGRAAFDLSPGRYFLVAEWRRDSDYGRPISAGDRYAYFGGNPVFVGGAGESREIFVGTEEFAAPPGQDGEPAGGTGVAGRVTSGGAPVEGAHVFAYLRTDSAFRDLGFAASAPTASDGSFVMELPPGEYHVLVRKRSGGGVAGPMRKGDLFGYYPANPVSVRSGGFARVSIPATLLKLRNVPTYSRDARATASVEGRILGADGKPRAGVYAALYDNPDLLNRPVLLSDVTGADGRYRLPVPVPGKYFLGARSGYGGSPSPGDYYGRFEGNADHSVTLREGDRLTGVDITVNEVW; encoded by the coding sequence GTGAGATCGTCGGCCGATTCCGCCCGGCGGCGAATCCTCCTTCCGGTCGCGGGATTCCTGATCCTTGCGCTCGGGTCGTGTTCGCACGCGCAGCGGAAGGGTGGTCCGGATGCCGGGGGAGCCGGTGCGCCATCGGTCCGGACGGTCGTGCACGTCCGTGTGACCTGGCGCGAGGATCCGCTTCCGGATGCCCGGGTCGGGCTTCTCCGTTCGATCGGTGGAACCGCCGTCGCGATCGCACGTACGGACGCGGAGGGGCGCGCGGCGTTCGACCTGTCCCCGGGCCGGTATTTCCTCGTCGCCGAGTGGCGAAGGGACTCCGATTACGGAAGACCGATCTCCGCCGGGGACCGGTACGCGTATTTCGGCGGGAACCCCGTGTTCGTCGGCGGGGCGGGGGAGTCCCGGGAGATCTTCGTCGGGACCGAGGAGTTCGCCGCACCTCCCGGCCAGGACGGGGAACCGGCCGGAGGGACGGGAGTCGCCGGAAGGGTGACCTCCGGGGGAGCCCCGGTGGAGGGCGCGCACGTGTTCGCCTATCTCCGGACCGACTCCGCCTTCCGGGACCTCGGGTTCGCGGCCTCCGCGCCCACCGCGTCGGACGGCTCCTTCGTCATGGAACTGCCCCCCGGGGAGTATCATGTCCTCGTCCGGAAACGTTCCGGCGGCGGTGTCGCCGGCCCGATGCGGAAGGGCGACCTGTTCGGCTACTATCCCGCCAACCCCGTATCCGTCCGTTCCGGCGGGTTCGCCAGGGTCTCGATTCCCGCCACCCTGCTGAAACTCCGCAACGTTCCGACGTACTCGCGGGATGCGCGGGCGACGGCGTCCGTCGAGGGGAGGATCCTCGGGGCCGACGGAAAGCCGCGGGCGGGCGTGTACGCCGCGCTCTACGACAACCCCGACCTTCTCAATCGCCCGGTGCTCCTGTCCGACGTGACCGGGGCGGACGGACGGTACCGTCTTCCCGTGCCCGTTCCGGGGAAATATTTCCTCGGGGCGAGGAGCGGATACGGCGGATCGCCGTCCCCCGGGGACTATTACGGAAGGTTCGAGGGGAACGCGGACCACTCCGTTACGCTTCGGGAGGGCGACCGTCTCACCGGGGTGGACATCACCGTGAACGAGGTCTGGTGA